A genomic window from Labrus bergylta chromosome 7, fLabBer1.1, whole genome shotgun sequence includes:
- the si:ch211-236l14.4 gene encoding SITS-binding protein isoform X2: MWNPSPIPEVTWDTGLKEMNETWKGAIACIGVAVFFVMTIGIIYWQVVDQPNKNWILRGTFSGLIWERRTHSLVIQTLTEDKTYVEIDVGNVGNPDIEVPFVRNLCWLNKTEFCYTWDSVAEVKISLEVNEETETECYSMSWAPVHCHVELKDCFSMTNVSWYGGASVRGQTWPINNQNATMQPFTVSDLKDNPSGFGSALERYFLGSSGVAVLVSPDIPLQLGVDSREQFCLQSLPSMERLPLQYTVCVAPDVKTVHQQTVQQLPQHRRELPNMKTLWLPFWKMLASVDSGPKVERELRTFSNRLRRHQLGEGVISLNEHSTTLLSDMDHDYLNSRRRGMSKRMTRDLPLVKLLNISITLSPFLAVDTKQFHTSLMDGTEAYWLSLPSTPQGQLVPVMSQWQGKFCVKLNITNPGAVSWFLDRVGSLQAHLGMEYVLLEGGEGNLFEEQGLRSPQALSGDNYISLLADVATRIGDTTIVTAGTRSSHKPLFVRLTPLQSDWSLMGLKGIIPSLLHHTLLGYNFLIPDAVGGSLSGELVTDEELFIRWLEIAAFLPVISFHTPPWVVGEDRLLNLTRTYIAKHQRDVVPLIKKFAEEWQMTGNPIYRPMWWLSPSDPMTFTIDDQFLIGDEVLVAPVVEKGAVQRDIYLPDGGFQWQDSRNAQVFDGGTFLQDYPVPLEDVAVFLRRS; encoded by the exons ATGTG GAACCCTAGCCCCATCCCAGAGGTAACATGGGACACGGGATTGAAGGAGATGAACGAGACCTGGAAAGGAGCTATAGCGTGTATCGGTGTGGCCGTCTTCTTTGTCATGACAATCGGGATCATATACTGGCAAGTGGTGGACCAGCCCAACAAGAACTGGATCCTCAGGGGGACTTTTAGCGGACTAATATGGGAGAGACGGACCCACTCGCTGGTCATACAGACACTAACGGAGGACAAGACCTATGTGGAGATAGACGTCGGGAACGTGGGGAACCCAGACATAGAGGTTCCCTTTGTGAGGAACCTGTGCTGGCTCAATAAGACGGAGTTCTGCTATACGTGGGACTCTGTGGCGGAGGTGAAGATCTCACTGGAGGTGAATGAGGAGACGGAAACAGAGTGCTACAGTATGAGTTGGGCACCGGTGCACTGTCATGTGGAGCTGAAG GACTGTTTCTCCATGACCAATGTGTCCTGGTATGGTGGTGCCAGTGTCCGGGGTCAGACCTGGCCAATCAACAATCAGAACGCCACCATGCAGCCGTTCACTGTGAGCGACCTGAAGGACAATCCCTCGGGCTTCGGCTCAGCCCTGGAACGTTACTTCCTGGGCTCATCAG GTGTAGCAGTGCTTGTGTCTCCGGATATTCCCCTGCAGCTCGGGGTGGACAGCAGAGAGCAGTTCTGCCTGCAGTCACTGCCCAGTATGGAGCGCCTGCCTTTACagtacactgtgtgtgtggccCCTGATGTGAAAACTGTACACCAGCAAACAGTTCAACAGCTCCCCCAGCACAGGAGGGAGCTGCCCAACATGAAGACACTGTG GCTCCCTTTCTGGAAGATGCTTGCCAGCGTGGATTCTGGGCCGAAAGTGGAGAGGGAGCTGAGGACCTTCTCTAACCGTCTGAGGAGACACCAGCTGGGGGAGGGAGTCATCAGCCTCAATGAACATTCCACCACCCTCCTATCTGATATG gaccACGACTACCTCAACAGCAGAAGAAGGGGGATGTCCAAGAGAATGACCAGGGACCTCCCACTTGTCAAGCTTCTTAACATTTCCATCACCCTGTCCCCTTTCCTGGCCGTGGACACCAAGCAGTTCCACACCTCCCTCATGGACGGCACCGAGGCCTATTGGCTCAGTCTGCCCTCAACCCCTCAGGGACAACTG GTCCCTGTGATGAGTCAGTGGCAAGGGAAGTTCTGTGTAAAGCTGAACATCACAAACCCAGGAGCGGTGAGCTGGTTTCTGGACAGAGTGGGATCCCTGCAGGCCCATCTTGGGATGGAATATGTCCTACTGGAGGGGGGTGAAGGGAATCTGTTTGAGGAGCAGGGACTGCGATCGCCACAGGCTCTCAGTGGAGACAACTACATTAGCCTGCTGGCAGATGTGGCCACGAGGATAGGAGACACCACCATCGTGACAGCAGGGACTCG GTCCAGCCACAAGCCTTTATTTGTGAGATTGACCCCCCTGCAGTCGGACTGGAGTCTGATGGGCCTGAAGGGCATCATTCCCTCCCTGCTGCACCACACTCTGCTGGGATACAACTTTCTCATTCCTGATGCAGTAG gTGGCTCTCTGTCTGGAGAACTGGTCACTGATGAGGAGTTGTTCATTCGTTGGCTGGAGATTGCAGCCTTCCTCCCTGTCATCAGTTTCCACACACCACCCTGGGTTGTCGGAGAGGATCGg TTGCTTAACTTGACTCGGACCTACATAGCGAAGCACCAGAGGGATGTGGTACCACTGATAAAGAAGTTTGCAGAGGAGTGGCAAATGACGGGAAACCCCATCTACCGGCCGATGTGGTGGCTTAGTCCTAGTGACCCCATGACCTTCACCATCGATGACCAGTTCCTCATCGGGGACGAG gTTCTGGTGGCTCCAGTGGTGGAGAAGGGGGCAGTGCAGAGGGATATATATTTACCTGACGGGGGCTTTCAGTGGCAGGACAGCCGGAACGCCCAGGTGTTTGATGGGGGGACGTTCCTACAGGACTACCCTGTGCCCCTGGAGGATGTGGCTGTTTTCTTACGGAGAAGCTGA
- the si:ch211-236l14.4 gene encoding SITS-binding protein isoform X1 yields the protein MPHARNRNPSPIPEVTWDTGLKEMNETWKGAIACIGVAVFFVMTIGIIYWQVVDQPNKNWILRGTFSGLIWERRTHSLVIQTLTEDKTYVEIDVGNVGNPDIEVPFVRNLCWLNKTEFCYTWDSVAEVKISLEVNEETETECYSMSWAPVHCHVELKDCFSMTNVSWYGGASVRGQTWPINNQNATMQPFTVSDLKDNPSGFGSALERYFLGSSGVAVLVSPDIPLQLGVDSREQFCLQSLPSMERLPLQYTVCVAPDVKTVHQQTVQQLPQHRRELPNMKTLWLPFWKMLASVDSGPKVERELRTFSNRLRRHQLGEGVISLNEHSTTLLSDMDHDYLNSRRRGMSKRMTRDLPLVKLLNISITLSPFLAVDTKQFHTSLMDGTEAYWLSLPSTPQGQLVPVMSQWQGKFCVKLNITNPGAVSWFLDRVGSLQAHLGMEYVLLEGGEGNLFEEQGLRSPQALSGDNYISLLADVATRIGDTTIVTAGTRSSHKPLFVRLTPLQSDWSLMGLKGIIPSLLHHTLLGYNFLIPDAVGGSLSGELVTDEELFIRWLEIAAFLPVISFHTPPWVVGEDRLLNLTRTYIAKHQRDVVPLIKKFAEEWQMTGNPIYRPMWWLSPSDPMTFTIDDQFLIGDEVLVAPVVEKGAVQRDIYLPDGGFQWQDSRNAQVFDGGTFLQDYPVPLEDVAVFLRRS from the exons atgccCCACGCTCGAAATAGGAACCCTAGCCCCATCCCAGAGGTAACATGGGACACGGGATTGAAGGAGATGAACGAGACCTGGAAAGGAGCTATAGCGTGTATCGGTGTGGCCGTCTTCTTTGTCATGACAATCGGGATCATATACTGGCAAGTGGTGGACCAGCCCAACAAGAACTGGATCCTCAGGGGGACTTTTAGCGGACTAATATGGGAGAGACGGACCCACTCGCTGGTCATACAGACACTAACGGAGGACAAGACCTATGTGGAGATAGACGTCGGGAACGTGGGGAACCCAGACATAGAGGTTCCCTTTGTGAGGAACCTGTGCTGGCTCAATAAGACGGAGTTCTGCTATACGTGGGACTCTGTGGCGGAGGTGAAGATCTCACTGGAGGTGAATGAGGAGACGGAAACAGAGTGCTACAGTATGAGTTGGGCACCGGTGCACTGTCATGTGGAGCTGAAG GACTGTTTCTCCATGACCAATGTGTCCTGGTATGGTGGTGCCAGTGTCCGGGGTCAGACCTGGCCAATCAACAATCAGAACGCCACCATGCAGCCGTTCACTGTGAGCGACCTGAAGGACAATCCCTCGGGCTTCGGCTCAGCCCTGGAACGTTACTTCCTGGGCTCATCAG GTGTAGCAGTGCTTGTGTCTCCGGATATTCCCCTGCAGCTCGGGGTGGACAGCAGAGAGCAGTTCTGCCTGCAGTCACTGCCCAGTATGGAGCGCCTGCCTTTACagtacactgtgtgtgtggccCCTGATGTGAAAACTGTACACCAGCAAACAGTTCAACAGCTCCCCCAGCACAGGAGGGAGCTGCCCAACATGAAGACACTGTG GCTCCCTTTCTGGAAGATGCTTGCCAGCGTGGATTCTGGGCCGAAAGTGGAGAGGGAGCTGAGGACCTTCTCTAACCGTCTGAGGAGACACCAGCTGGGGGAGGGAGTCATCAGCCTCAATGAACATTCCACCACCCTCCTATCTGATATG gaccACGACTACCTCAACAGCAGAAGAAGGGGGATGTCCAAGAGAATGACCAGGGACCTCCCACTTGTCAAGCTTCTTAACATTTCCATCACCCTGTCCCCTTTCCTGGCCGTGGACACCAAGCAGTTCCACACCTCCCTCATGGACGGCACCGAGGCCTATTGGCTCAGTCTGCCCTCAACCCCTCAGGGACAACTG GTCCCTGTGATGAGTCAGTGGCAAGGGAAGTTCTGTGTAAAGCTGAACATCACAAACCCAGGAGCGGTGAGCTGGTTTCTGGACAGAGTGGGATCCCTGCAGGCCCATCTTGGGATGGAATATGTCCTACTGGAGGGGGGTGAAGGGAATCTGTTTGAGGAGCAGGGACTGCGATCGCCACAGGCTCTCAGTGGAGACAACTACATTAGCCTGCTGGCAGATGTGGCCACGAGGATAGGAGACACCACCATCGTGACAGCAGGGACTCG GTCCAGCCACAAGCCTTTATTTGTGAGATTGACCCCCCTGCAGTCGGACTGGAGTCTGATGGGCCTGAAGGGCATCATTCCCTCCCTGCTGCACCACACTCTGCTGGGATACAACTTTCTCATTCCTGATGCAGTAG gTGGCTCTCTGTCTGGAGAACTGGTCACTGATGAGGAGTTGTTCATTCGTTGGCTGGAGATTGCAGCCTTCCTCCCTGTCATCAGTTTCCACACACCACCCTGGGTTGTCGGAGAGGATCGg TTGCTTAACTTGACTCGGACCTACATAGCGAAGCACCAGAGGGATGTGGTACCACTGATAAAGAAGTTTGCAGAGGAGTGGCAAATGACGGGAAACCCCATCTACCGGCCGATGTGGTGGCTTAGTCCTAGTGACCCCATGACCTTCACCATCGATGACCAGTTCCTCATCGGGGACGAG gTTCTGGTGGCTCCAGTGGTGGAGAAGGGGGCAGTGCAGAGGGATATATATTTACCTGACGGGGGCTTTCAGTGGCAGGACAGCCGGAACGCCCAGGTGTTTGATGGGGGGACGTTCCTACAGGACTACCCTGTGCCCCTGGAGGATGTGGCTGTTTTCTTACGGAGAAGCTGA
- the si:ch211-236l14.4 gene encoding SITS-binding protein isoform X3 codes for MPHARNRNPSPIPEVTWDTGLKEMNETWKGAIACIGVAVFFVMTIGIIYWQVVDQPNKNWILRGTFSGLIWERRTHSLVIQTLTEDKTYVEIDVGNVGNPDIEVPFVRNLCWLNKTEFCYTWDSVAEVKISLEVNEETETECYSMSWAPVHCHVELKDCFSMTNVSWYGGASVRGQTWPINNQNATMQPFTVSDLKDNPSGFGSALERYFLGSSGVAVLVSPDIPLQLGVDSREQFCLQSLPSMERLPLQYTVCVAPDVKTVHQQTVQQLPQHRRELPNMKTLWLPFWKMLASVDSGPKVERELRTFSNRLRRHQLGEGVISLNEHSTTLLSDMDHDYLNSRRRGMSKRMTRDLPLVKLLNISITLSPFLAVDTKQFHTSLMDGTEAYWLSLPSTPQGQLVPVMSQWQGKFCVKLNITNPGAVSWFLDRVGSLQAHLGMEYVLLEGGEGNLFEEQGLRSPQALSGDNYISLLADVATRIGDTTIVTAGTRSSHKPLFVRLTPLQSDWSLMGLKGIIPSLLHHTLLGYNFLIPDAVALCLENWSLMRSCSFVGWRLQPSSLSSVSTHHPGLSERIGCLT; via the exons atgccCCACGCTCGAAATAGGAACCCTAGCCCCATCCCAGAGGTAACATGGGACACGGGATTGAAGGAGATGAACGAGACCTGGAAAGGAGCTATAGCGTGTATCGGTGTGGCCGTCTTCTTTGTCATGACAATCGGGATCATATACTGGCAAGTGGTGGACCAGCCCAACAAGAACTGGATCCTCAGGGGGACTTTTAGCGGACTAATATGGGAGAGACGGACCCACTCGCTGGTCATACAGACACTAACGGAGGACAAGACCTATGTGGAGATAGACGTCGGGAACGTGGGGAACCCAGACATAGAGGTTCCCTTTGTGAGGAACCTGTGCTGGCTCAATAAGACGGAGTTCTGCTATACGTGGGACTCTGTGGCGGAGGTGAAGATCTCACTGGAGGTGAATGAGGAGACGGAAACAGAGTGCTACAGTATGAGTTGGGCACCGGTGCACTGTCATGTGGAGCTGAAG GACTGTTTCTCCATGACCAATGTGTCCTGGTATGGTGGTGCCAGTGTCCGGGGTCAGACCTGGCCAATCAACAATCAGAACGCCACCATGCAGCCGTTCACTGTGAGCGACCTGAAGGACAATCCCTCGGGCTTCGGCTCAGCCCTGGAACGTTACTTCCTGGGCTCATCAG GTGTAGCAGTGCTTGTGTCTCCGGATATTCCCCTGCAGCTCGGGGTGGACAGCAGAGAGCAGTTCTGCCTGCAGTCACTGCCCAGTATGGAGCGCCTGCCTTTACagtacactgtgtgtgtggccCCTGATGTGAAAACTGTACACCAGCAAACAGTTCAACAGCTCCCCCAGCACAGGAGGGAGCTGCCCAACATGAAGACACTGTG GCTCCCTTTCTGGAAGATGCTTGCCAGCGTGGATTCTGGGCCGAAAGTGGAGAGGGAGCTGAGGACCTTCTCTAACCGTCTGAGGAGACACCAGCTGGGGGAGGGAGTCATCAGCCTCAATGAACATTCCACCACCCTCCTATCTGATATG gaccACGACTACCTCAACAGCAGAAGAAGGGGGATGTCCAAGAGAATGACCAGGGACCTCCCACTTGTCAAGCTTCTTAACATTTCCATCACCCTGTCCCCTTTCCTGGCCGTGGACACCAAGCAGTTCCACACCTCCCTCATGGACGGCACCGAGGCCTATTGGCTCAGTCTGCCCTCAACCCCTCAGGGACAACTG GTCCCTGTGATGAGTCAGTGGCAAGGGAAGTTCTGTGTAAAGCTGAACATCACAAACCCAGGAGCGGTGAGCTGGTTTCTGGACAGAGTGGGATCCCTGCAGGCCCATCTTGGGATGGAATATGTCCTACTGGAGGGGGGTGAAGGGAATCTGTTTGAGGAGCAGGGACTGCGATCGCCACAGGCTCTCAGTGGAGACAACTACATTAGCCTGCTGGCAGATGTGGCCACGAGGATAGGAGACACCACCATCGTGACAGCAGGGACTCG GTCCAGCCACAAGCCTTTATTTGTGAGATTGACCCCCCTGCAGTCGGACTGGAGTCTGATGGGCCTGAAGGGCATCATTCCCTCCCTGCTGCACCACACTCTGCTGGGATACAACTTTCTCATTCCTGATGCA gTGGCTCTCTGTCTGGAGAACTGGTCACTGATGAGGAGTTGTTCATTCGTTGGCTGGAGATTGCAGCCTTCCTCCCTGTCATCAGTTTCCACACACCACCCTGGGTTGTCGGAGAGGATCGg TTGCTTAACTTGA